From Anopheles coluzzii chromosome 3, AcolN3, whole genome shotgun sequence, the proteins below share one genomic window:
- the LOC120960217 gene encoding uncharacterized protein LOC120960217, with protein MRYGRSRLPKLLIISVFGIGGGFYVFQPTFRQLQQQRTGTTATEPAATTSKGTMSMPAITRMFQMLKGSPVAVVGGTILVTGSLLYTYRAVYRPFITRRERAESEAMANYIFQMEQSKGQRQTSEHS; from the exons ATGAGATACGGTCGATCGCGCCTACCGAAACTGCTGATTATCTCGGTATTCGGAATCGGCGGTGGATTTTACGTGTTTCAACCAACCTTCCGGCAGCTGCAACAACAACGCACCGGTACGACCGCCACCGAGCCAGCGGCTACTACCTCCAAAGGAAc CATGTCGATGCCAGCTATTACGCGCATGTTTCAAATGCTGAAGGGATCTCCGGTGGCAGTCGTCGGTGGAACCATTCTGGTGACGGGATCGCTGCTCTACACGTACCGCGCTGTGTATCGTCCGTTTATTACACGACGTGAGCGGGCCGAATCGGAAGCGATGGCAAACTACATTTTTCAAATGGAGCAATCCAAAGGGCAACGACAGACCAGTGAACACAGTTGA
- the LOC120959010 gene encoding uncharacterized protein LOC120959010: protein MYFLAFSQRDPTFPRFPLQGYWLNIVIFAQMETSHHKGSLAAMRDANAEEQTNTPTPGMVCFLPDADNQHVNSADKIQQENIALAAVTVSAETSSYSSASERSSTSNGETGDSDITLNDIDSYTRFENDLISISSDMAQSSQPLKKRLPPAKKRKYDYVESKVKQYFKPPTKCRSKQAQSQ, encoded by the exons ATGTACTTTCTAGCATTCTCACAAAGAGATCCAACATTTCCCAGATTTCCACTTCAAGGCTACTGGTTGAATATTGTAATCTTTGCTCAAATGGAAACATCACATCACAAAGG TTCCCTTGCAGCGATGAGAGATGCCAATGCAgaagaacaaacaaatactCCTACTCCCGGGATGGTTTGTTTCCTGCCGGACGCTGATAATCAACATGTCAATTCGGCAGACAAGATCCAACAAGAGAATATTGCATTGGCTGCTGTAACCGTTTCCGCCGAAACGAGTTCCTACTCATCTGCATCCGAGCGCAGCAGCACTAGCAACGGGGAAACCGGCGATAGCGATATCACGCTCAACGACATTGATTCGTACACACGTTTCGAAAACGATCTCATATCAATCAGCTCAGACATGGCGCAAAGCAGTCAGCCGCTAAAGAAACGTTTACCGCCGGCCAAAAAGCGAAAGTACGATTACGTTGAATCCAAGGTGAAGCAGTACTTTAAACCACCAACAAAATGCCGCTCCAAGCAGGCACAGTCGCAATAg
- the LOC120959009 gene encoding uncharacterized protein LOC120959009, translating to MSQPSEKQTQTSPTYGTPTLNDWKLYLRNLQQLPTQQTMAARDSSSSESSFELEESFKALLQRKRQEMQEKACEEHFLATEGGSRDAARSAPVPQSGNDSTFLERDSISNISDTSFEEMEKICAVLDKVNGFDTSVKEERHKPATATMPGSVTLLGDVTQLEEIDEPSGLWENTILPAGGGGGGAVELSPVKRMHLLRPSTILEETTTSSAEASKNSSLDTFISAKQVVEDSDNRNSAISGSEVYRTAQDTFGTDSYARSSILDMDSGVTSDITAVDNRTRHEREEEESGYSKDSTREAGESLLDDMEQHQQQQQHVIILDSSTSDCEEERVDEHGPAGYETLDNADPLESMVSEREESLLEREGSPSYYDEHGETTENYPDEMSVMDEMPDRFNDTLEETDFMLKQGMKLMALKKQQQEEEERRREESQNSYLYREQLESSSQVVKSRTNSDSEDGARPMLHTPKDKYAAKGATTPSGTSHMSYLTPTGGFGAKMAHGSHSGAKQTLFSSVGKTAAPKHPTPSGTVTSSGSFKKPVSRLPQLRVPAGRKFDHIVSPIGAYIKQTPQSMLQTKINRHNNNMNLIDVLHSENRDSAISTGSSSGSSSKENHGVNLKGYTSTLPGKGVISSNRAHVLDERNVVRIPGGEKMQKLINNSPTMVIRHEGRIKYAERAGDGQQRTLAHNISALTDDSLVDLSVLSNDVSVRVLKDAKRYH from the exons ATGTCTCAGCCGAGTGAGAAACAGACCCAAACCTCGCCAACGTACGGAACGCCCACACTGAACGACTGGAAGCTATATTTACGAAACTTGCA ACAACTTCCAACCCAGCAAACGATGGCCGCGCGGGATTCATCCTCATCCGAATCTTCCTTCGAACTGGAGGAAAGCTTCAAAGCGCTGCTGCAGCGCAAACGACAGGAAATGCAGGAAAAGGCGTGCGAAGAACATTTCCTTGCCACCGAGGGTGGCTCTCGCGACGCAGCCCGATCGGCTCCCGTGCCGCAGTCCGGCAACGATTCAACGTTTCTCGAGCGGGACTCGATAAGCAACATATCCGACACAAGTTTCGAGGAGATGGAGAAGATATGTGCCGTGCTGGACAAGGTGAACGGGTTCGACACGAGTGTGAAGGAGGAGAGACACAAACCGGCAACCGCCACCATGCCAGGGTCGGTAACGCTGCTGGGCGATGTAACGCAGCTGGAGGAAATCGACGAACCGTCCGGACTGTGGGAAAACACAATACTGcccgctggtggtggtggtggcggtgcggTTGAACTTTCGCCCGTCAAGCGCATGCATCTGCTTCGACCGTCCACAATTCTGgaggaaacaacaacatcctCGGCGGAAGCGTCCAAAAACTCGTCCCTCGATACGTTCATCTCGGCCAAACAGGTGGTGGAGGATTCGGACAATAGAAACTCGGCGATCAGTGGCAGCGAGGTGTACCGGACGGCACAGGATACGTTCGGGACGGATTCTTACGCCCGTAGCAGCATACTGGATATGGATTCGGGCGTAACGAGCGACATCACGGCGGTCGATAATCGTACCCGTCACGAACGGGAGGAGGAAGAATCCGGGTACAGTAAGGACTCTACCAGAGAGGCAGGAGAGTCGCTGCTGGACGACATggagcagcatcagcagcagcagcagcacgttatCATTTTGGACAGCAGCACGAGCGATTGTGAGGAAGAGCGGGTAGATGAACATGGACCAGCGGGGTACGAAACGCTGGATAATGCAGACCCCTTAGAGTCGATGGTCAGCGAGCGCGAGGAAAGCCTTCTGGAACGGGAAGGATCACCCTCGTACTACGATGAGCATGGCGAGACGACCGAAAACTACCCGGACGAAATGTCCGTGATGGACGAAATGCCTGACCGCTTTAACGACACACTCGAGGAGACGGACTTTATGCTGAAGCAGGGCATGAAGCTGATGGCACTGAAGAAGCAACAgcaagaggaggaagaacgtCGCAGGGAGGAGTCGCAAAATTCGTACCTGTACCGTGAGCAGCTGGAAAGCAGCAGCCAGGTGGTAAAGTCTCGCACCAACTCCGACTCGGAGGACGGTGCCCGTCCAATGCTGCACACACCGAAGGATAAGTATGCTGCAAAGGGAGCTACAACACCGTCAGGAACATCGCACATGTCGTATCTCACACCTACCGGAGGCTTCGGTGCCAAAATGGCCCACGGTTCACACAGCGGCGCAAAGCAGACACTGTTTTCTAGCGTGGGAAAAACGGCTGCTCCAAAGCATCCAACCCCCAGCGGGACGGTCACTTCGTCTGGATCGTTCAAGAAACCGGTCAGCCGTTTGCCACAGCTGCGGGTACCAGCGGGCCGCAAGTTTGATCATATCGTGTCGCCCATCGGCGCTTACATCAAGCAAACGCCCCAGAGCATGCTGCAGACCAAGATTAaccgccacaacaacaacatgaaCCTAATCGATGTGCTGCACAGCGAAAATCGGGACAGTGCCATTAgcactggcagcagcagcggcagcagcagcaaggaaaATCATGGCGTCAATCTGAAAGGATACACGTCTACGCTGCCGGGCAAGGGTGTGATCAGCTCGAACCGGGCCCATGTGCTGGATGAGCGAAACGTGGTGCGCATCCCGGGCGGCGAAAAGATGCAGAAGCTTATCAACAACTCACCCACGATGGTCATTCGCCACGAGGGGCGTATTAAGTACGCCGAACGGGCGGGCGATGGTCAGCAGCGCACACTGGCGCACAACATTAGCGCCCTCACCGACGACAGTTTGGTCGATCTGTCCGTCCTGTCGAATGATGTGTCCGTCCGCGTGCTGAAAGACGCCAAACGCTACCACTGA
- the LOC120958929 gene encoding hydroxymethylglutaryl-CoA lyase, mitochondrial — translation MMRFTRFLPSLARHRHYTTNISQPVAVRIVEVGPRDGLQNEPTILPAAVKIELINQLSETGLRTIEATSFVSAKWVPQMGDNAEVLKGINKLPGISYPVLTPNLKGFQAAMAAGAEEVAVFGAASESFSRKNVNCSVDESIARFQDVMEAAKKANVKVRGYVSTVVGCPYEGKIKPSAVVRVVEKLIEMGCYEVSLGDTIGVGTPGSFTEMLREVTKIAPVNMLAVHCHDTYGQALPNILTSLDFGIAVVDASVSGLGGCPYARGASGNAATEDVVYMLHGLGIETGIDLPKLVNVGKFICEKLQRQSESKVNRAMRKSNPNAC, via the exons ATGATGCGCTTTACCCGATTTCTGCCATCGCTCGCACGCCATCGCCATTACACGACC AACATCTCCCAGCCCGTTGCGGTGCGTATCGTGGAGGTGGGCCCGCGGGATGGTTTGCAAAACGAGCCCACGATTCTGCCGGCCGCCGTCAAGATTGAGCTCATCAATCAACTGTCCGAAACGGGGCTGCGTACGATTGAGGCGACCAGCTTCGTTAGCGCCAAATGGGTCCCGCAGATGGGTGATAATGCGGAGGTGCTGAAGGGTATCAACAAGCTGCCGGGCATTTCGTACCCTGTGCTAACGCCGAACCTGAAAGGATTCCAGGCGGCG ATGGCAGCCGGTGCCGAAGAGGTGGCCGTCTTTGGAGCTGCTTCGGAAAGTTTTTCGCGCAAAAATGTAAACTGCTCGGTTGACGAGAGCATTGCCCGGTTCCAGGACGTTATGGAGGCGGCGAAAAAGGCGAACGTTAAAGTACGCGGATACGTCTCCACGGTAGTCG GATGCCCATACGAAGGTAAAATCAAACCGTCCGCCGTGGTGCGCGTGGTCGAGAAGCTGATTGAGATGGGCTGCTACGAGGTGTCGCTCGGCGATACTATCGGCGTCGGTACGCCCGGTTCCTTTACCGAGATGTTGCGCGAGGTGACCAAGATCGCACCGGTCAACATGCTGGCCGTGCACTGTCACGATACGTACGGGCAGGCGCTGCCGAACATTCTCACCTCGCTGGACTTTGGTATCGCGGTGGTGGATGCTTCCGTCTCGGGACTTGGCGGATGCCCGTACGCAAGGGGCGCCTCGGGGAATGCGGCAACGGAGGATGTGGTTTACATGCTGCACGGGCTGGGTATCGAGACGGGCATCGATCTGCCGAAGCTGGTGAACGTGGGCAAGTTCATTTGTGAGAAGCTCCAGCGCCAATCGGAATCGAAGGTGAACCGTGCCATGAGAAAGAGCAATCCGAACGCTTGCTAG
- the LOC120957349 gene encoding myosin heavy chain, non-muscle, with product MSHLFPSAKGDQLCPLGFHPQVRWPTRCKRCFRDYKEHGNKRNGDDIAASTPVLPGSTQSRNRDSGSSTTLDKPVRSWTSTQNLLSPGGSNGGSGVGGSQSFQQRPASWASTPDLDNILQTVKADFTVNLPLPRRRHTTTFDNLDEVDSTTVTIKRPPLPPILKVESVKKEDKVELQKREDSVADIVIEKGDSLAERVRKLNLIKRQGSIERETSRERSVPPKQEKEEPPVVTAKVVLKPSLKAEPETVEKIERRRRRPIPDTPDSSVTSSSSSSSSSSSANTSSKVSASSAAKPSVTFASTTQPSAASSGKESHTSESTATTPTKTIIRRRRTDESSTPSASSSSSTSTSTSTSTSKATLTQSSPTIASFQPKSTIRPASEPQVPSTSSDDVKFLISIKDKKAKADDERSITTETTETTEATIVDHTDLRELQEENESLRRELDTVKARAERAERDKSDILLRRLASIDTVSNKTAASEALKLQQKVNEQKQLIDDLQDEKKFLTTKLKELSADMSARGGRGIEEQLRQKLEQAETLCEELMDENEEIKRELRNMETEIEEMHDNFREEQADEYASLKKELDQTTKNCRILSFKLKKSDRRIEQLESEKAALGASGDLAAKIKQLEDELKVSNEVARRLQAELESSGTAPTSPTKRTPSLGNIGKSTSADSKMSRASLTRGGSQEDPAQLLRDLQDSLEREADLREQLKYAEEEAENLRRKSSRVEDENDSLVMQLKKMATKAKTKSSIFSKARKLSPAPTSRSNADPAPVEKDEGISDEEDPAELRLQLELNEQEMAVLRRKMEELEHENKHAREQIKDLQENLATKTKELGRKVPSALGSKSGVKDPLEEKKITVMEDEISELRKKLIEKDREFERLQAEMALAKSKGGKSLSKTKSLDALTEQQVQDLKRQLQVIEQEATVLRAKTQSLEQDNEKYQAEIKKLQAKAKPAGATSAADTKKLTDSIEQLEKEKQELEGRLKRIVQESTSQLPMRLAKSPNDMHTKLQLRKMVEDSELEIDELRALVGKAGAMNIATLEKEKKRLEAELAETKQQQEKLTSELSTLKKETLEQQTSKLNEAQRTVERLEDENRKQNDKIKTLEDKITRINTTMKTAESSKSLLEIQLKAEKEKHTGTERDLEKVRKEKTKLDNRINDLEKELQLSKKNAELIKESLEREMAALKSKSATGAEDSESSKILQDLKKQNEELTTEIHQQSRKFEELLQKHETMEEEHLVTQAQLAAEREKLQELDKLKNKLLQAEAIETRLVKENTNMSRRLVEVQKKLTAAETNNDSRYASIELEKNRMKTALEDKQHDYEKLAKENEMNAYQVNQLKKDNEDLRGKLDDYERINKAQRTLSEHNAHLEQELKSVYTKLEASEMNVKSEVAATRLRYEQQVTNLHNELTAMQRQCERFKRDRDTFKQLVEAAQKQIGDMKANRRSLASVTSSSGDDDDKTKIVALEQQIGCLEDELSEARLEASKVRTELVSELSASEIKISEMQSKINELEEEKIMGSGKSKVPGTKTRLELSWQKEREELQRLVQETSTLARDLRQTLFEVERERDKEKLESKRKIEQIKKTTEEEIEEGRRKVTELQSDLLELRDAHAKLRTANEKLRRDRDRYERERQDATRKRLEAEGDRRIGALLQTVDELVKLAPELQKTAPAKDSHTTSTGKTITANAPIPTPPMRHKSPSPGPGGAAQPPQQSISTVLARLADASEDLRRYQRMCDEEKDRERARRGGMRRAASQENDAMHENVPGRPVMRVNRNGGSLYRKSLSLDQSMQAEQQGLIWKEGDDSMSSLQSIDSDYGMMRRDSSLDSRLSTGSTQSDMPRMRKKKRGIMGTLRSLSLTRSKGTESDYSHQGSDSDLSLAGDIRSSKSNLKGKISGMFRRAGSSSRTNSAEAIDREVQRPVAIQTLGNGPTSTVPPRPVSASTPHLARAGKPPTPSMATAQRKRLSANLPPTGQSSGGGG from the exons ATGTCGCACCTCTTCCCAAGCGCCAAGGGTGATCAGTTGTGTCCGCTTGGTTTCCATCCGCAAGTGCGCTGGCCGACGCGGTGTAAGCGCTGCTTTCGCGACTACAAAGAGCACGGCAACAAGCGGAATGGGGACGATATAGCCGCTTCCACGCCGGTGCTGCCCGGCTCAACACAGTCACG TAATCGTGACAGTGGCAGTAGCACCACACTGGACAAACCGGTCCGAAGCTGGACCTCGACACAGAACCTGCTCAGCCCGGGCGGTAGCAATGGCGGCAGTGGCGTCGGTGGTTCCCAGAGCTTCCAGCAGCGTCCTGCCTCGTGGGCCTCAACGCCCGACCTGGACAACATTCTGCAGACGGTGAAGGCCGACTTTACGGTCAACTTGCCGCTGCCCAGACGGCGACACACGACAACATTCGACAAT CTGGATGAAGTTGATTCGACAACGGTGACCATTAAACGGCCCCCGCTGCCACCAATTCTGAAGGTGGAAAGTGTGAAAAAGGAGGACAAGGTCGAGCTGCAAAAGCGCGAAGACAGTGTGGCGGATATTGTGATCGAGAAGGGTGACTCGTTGGCGGAGCGGGTGCGCAAACTGAATCTCATAAAGCGGCAGGGCAGTATAGAGCGGGAAACGAGCAGAGAGCGCTCCGTGCCACCAAAACAGGAGAA GGAAGAGCCACCAGTCGTTACGGCGAAGGTGGTCCTAAAGCCATCCCTCAAAGCAGAGCCGGAAACGGTAGAGAAGATCGAACGACGAAGACGTAGACCCATTCCAGACACACCCGATTCCAGTGTCACCAGTtcctcatcctcatcctcttcctcctcctccgcgaATACCTCCTCCAAGGTAAGCGCAAGCAGTGCTGCCAAACCCTCGGTAACGTTCGCCAGCACAACACAGCCAAGTGCCGCCTCGTCAGGCAAGGAATCGCACACAAGTGAGTCAACTGCCACGACCCCAACTAAAACCATCATCCGAAGGCGACGCACCGACGAATCCTCCACACCGTCAGCGTCATCATCGTCTTCCACGTCCACCTCCACTTCAACGTCAACCTCAAAGGCGACGCTAACCCAATCAAGCCCCACGATAGCGTCCTTCCAACCCAAGAGCACCATTCGCCCCGCCAGCGAACCCCAGGTCCCGAGTACCAGCAGCGATGATGTCAAGTTTCTTATCTCGATCAAAGACAAGAAAGCGAAAGCGGACGACGAGCGGTCGATCACGACCGAAACGACCGAAACGACGGAAGCGACCATCGTGGACCACACCGATCTGCGCGAGCTGCAGGAGGAGAACGAAAGTCTGAGGCGCGAGCTGGACACGGTCAAGGCACGGGCGGAGCGGGCCGAGCGGGACAAGAGCGACATACTGCTGCGGCGGCTCGCCTCGATCGACACCGTGTCGAACAAGACGGCCGCATCGGAGGCGCTGAAGCTGCAGCAGAAGGTGAACGAGCAGAAGCAGCTGATCGACGATCTGCAGGACGAGAAGAAGTTCCTCACCACCAAGCTGAAGGAGCTGTCGGCGGACATGAGCGCCCGGGGCGGCCGGGGCATCGAGGAGCAGCTGCGCCAGAAGCTCGAGCAGGCGGAAACGCTCTGCGAGGAGCTGATGGACGAGAATGAGGAGATCAAGCGCGAGCTGCGCAACATGGAGACGGAGATCGAGGAGATGCACGACAACTTCCGGGAGGAGCAGGCGGACGAGTACGCGTCGCTGAAGAAGGAGCTCGACCAGACGACCAAGAACTGCCGGATACTGTCGTTCAAGCTGAAGAAGTCGGACCGCCGGATCGAGCAGCTCGAGTCGGAGAAGGCGGCGCTGGGGGCGAGCGGTGATCTGGCGGCGAAGATTAAGCAGCTCGAGGACGAGCTGAAGGTGTCGAACGAGGTGGCCCGCCGGCTGCAGGCGGAGCTGGAAAGCTCGGGCACGGCGCCTACCTCGCCGACGAAGCGTACGCCAAGCCTGGGCAACATTGGCAAGTCGACGTCGGCGGACAGTAAGATGTCGCGCGCTTCGCTAACGCGCGGCGGCTCGCAGGAAGATCCGGCCCAGCTGCTGCGCGATCTGCAGGACTCGCTCGAGCGGGAGGCGGACCTGCGGGAGCAGCTGAAGTACGCGGAAGAGGAGGCGGAAAATCTGCGCCGCAAATCGTCGCGCGTCGAGGACGAGAACGATTCGCTGGTGATGCAGCTGAAGAAGATGGCAACAAAGGCAAAGA CAAAGAGCAGCATCTTCTCAAAGGCAAGAAAGCTGAGCCCCGCTCCTACGTCACGCTCCAACGCCGATCCTGCTCCGGTTGAAAAGGACGAAGGCATCTCCGACGAGGAGGATCCGGCCGAGTTACGCCTCCAGCTGGAGCTGAACGAGCAGGAAATGGCCGTGTTGCGGCGCAAGATGGAGGAGCTGGAGCACGAAAACAAACACGCCCGGGAACAAATCAAGGATCTGCAGGAGAATCTCGCCACGAAAACGAAGGAGCTGGGCCGTAAGGTGCCGTCCGCGCTGGGCAGCAAGTCCGGTGTGAAGGATCCgctggaggagaagaagaTCACCGTGATGGAGGACGAGATCAGCGAGCTGCGCAAGAAGTTGATCGAGAAGGATCGCGAGTTTGAGCGGTTGCAGGCGGAGATGGCGCTGGCCAAATCGAAGGGCGGTAAATCGCTGTCCAAAACGAA ATCACTTGATGCACTCACTGAACAGCAGGTACAGGACCTGAAGCGACAGTTGCAGGTGATCGAGCAGGAGGCGACGGTACTGCGCGCCAAAACGCAAAGCCTCGAGCAGGACAATGAAAAGTATCAGGCCGAGATTAAGAAGCTACAGGCCAAGGCTAAGCCAGCCGGGGCAACATCGGCGGCAGACACCAAGAAGCTGACCGACTCCATCGAGCAGCTGGAGAAGGAGAAGCAGGAGCTCGAGGGACGACTGAAGCGCATTGTGCAGGAGTCTACCAGCCAATTGCCGATGCGTCTGGCGAAGAGCCCGAACGATATGCATACTAAGCTGCAGCTGAGG AAAATGGTTGAAGACAGTGAATTGGAAATCGACGAGCTGAGAGCGTTGGTTGGTAAAGCCGGTGCAATGAACATAGCCACGCtcgagaaggaaaagaagcgACTCGAAGCGGAGCTAGCCGAAACGAAGCAACAGCAAGAGAAACTAACCAGCGAACTAA GCACACTGAAGAAGGAAACGCTTGAGCAGCAAACATCCAAGCTGAACGAGGCACAGCGAACGGTGGAGAGGTTGGAGGATGAAAACCGAAAGCAGAATGACAAGATCAAAACGCTGGAAGATAAAATCACCAGAATTAATACTACA ATGAAAACGGCAGAATCGAGCAAATCGTTGCTCGAGATACAGTTGAAGGCCGAAAAGGAGAAGCACACGGGCACCGAGCGTGATCTCGAGAAGGTGCGCAAGGAAAAGACCAAGCTGGACAATCGCATCAACGATCTGGAGAAGGAGCTGCAGCTTTCCAAGAAGAATGCCGAACTCATCAAAGAAAGCCTCGAGCGGGAAATGGCAGCACTGAAGAGCAAATCGGCCACCGGAGCAGAGGATAGTGAATCGTCCAAGATTCTACAGGatcttaaaaaacaaaatgaag AACTAACAACCGAGATCCACCAGCAGAGCAGAAAATTCGAAGAGCTGCTACAAAAGCACGAAACCATGGAGGAGGAACATCTCGTCACCCAGGCACAGCTAGCGGCGGAGCGTGAAAAGTTGCAGGAGCTGGACAAGCTGAAGAACAAGCTGCTCCAGGCGGAGGCGATCGAAACGAGGCTGGTGAAGGAAAACACCAACATGAGCCGCCGGTTGGTCGAGGTGCAGAAGAAGCTGACCGCTGCCGAAACGAACAACGACAGTCGGTACGCCAGCATCGAGCTGGAGAAGAATCGCATGAAGACAGCGCTGGAGGACAAGCAGCATGACTACGAGAAGCTGGCGAAGGAAAACGAGATGAACGCGTACCAAGTGAACCAGCTGAAAAAAGAC AACGAAGATCTTCGAGGCAAACTGGATGACTATGAGCGCATCAACAAGGCTCAGAGGACGCTTAGCGAGCATAACGCTCACTTGGAGCAGGAGCTGAAGAGTGTCTACACGAA GCTGGAAGCATCGGAGATGAACGTAAAATCCGAGGTGGCAGCGACTCGGCTCCGCTACGAGCAGCAGGTCACCAATCTGCACAACGAGCTGACCGCAATGCAGCGACAGTGCGAACGGTTTAAGCGCGATCGCGACACGTTCAAGCAGCTGGTCGAGGCCGCCCAGAAGCAGATCGGCGACATGAAGGCAAACCGGCGCAGTCTTGCATCCGTCACGAGCAGCAGCGGGGACGATGACGACAAGACGAAGATAGTGGCACTCGAGCAACAGATCGGCTGTCTCGAGGATGAGCTGAGCGAGGCACGTCTCGAAGCGAGCAAGGTACGCACCGAGCTCGTGTCGGAGCTGAGCGCATCCGAGATCAAGATTTCGGAGATGCAGTCCAAGATTAACGAGCTGGAGGAGGAGAAGATTATGGGTAGCGGCAAATCGAAGGTCCCGGGTACCAAGACCCGCCTCGAGCTGTCCTGGCAGAAGGAACGGGAAGAGCTGCAGCGATTGGTGCAGGAAACGTCCACGCTGGCACGCGATCTTCGCCAAACGCTGTTCGAGGTGGAGCGCGAGCGGGACAAGGAGAAGCTCGAATCGAAGCGCAAGATCGAGCAAATCAAAAAGACAACCGAGGAGGAGATCGAGGAGGGCCGCCGCAAGGTGACGGAGCTGCAGAGCGATCTGCTCGAGCTGCGCGATGCGCACGCCAAGTTGCGCACCGCGAATGAGAAGCTGCGCCGGGATCGTGATCGTTACGAGCGCGAGCGGCAGGACGCGACCCGCAAGCGGCTGGAGGCGGAGGGTGACCGACGGATAGGGGCGCTGCTGCAGACGGTGGACGAGCTGGTGAAGCTGGCACCGGAGCTGCAGAAGACTGCGCCCGCCAAGGATTCCCACACGACAAGCACTGGAAAG ACCATCACAGCTAATGCACCCATTCCAACGCCGCCGATGCGTCACAAGAGCCCCTCGCCAGGGCCGGGTGGAGCCGCGCAGCCACCACAGCAGTCGATTTCTACAGTATTAGCCAGGCTGGCCGATGCGTCCGAAGATCTGCGGCGTTACCAGCGCATGTGCGACGAGGAAAAAGACAGGGAACGGGCACGCCGCGGTGGAATGCGACG TGCTGCATCGCAGGAGAACGACGCAATGCATGAGAACGTCCCTGGGCGGCCTGTGATGCGGGTGAACCGTAACGGTGGCAGCCTGTACAGGAAGAGTCTTTCGTTGGATCAATCCATGCAAGCTGAGCAGCAGGGG CTTATCTGGAAGGAAGGTGACGATAGTATGTCGTCGCTGCAATCGATCGACTCCGACTATGGCATGATGCGCCGGGACTCCAGTCTGGACTCGCGCCTATCGACAGGTTCCACCCAGAGCGATATGCCACGCATGCGCAAGAAGAAGCGCGGCATTATGGGGACGCTGCGCAGCCTCAGCCTTACCCGTAGCAAGGGCACGGAGAGTGACTATTCG CATCAAGGATCCGATTCCGACCTGAGTCTGGCGGGTGATATTCGGTCGAGCAAAAGCAATCTGAAGGGAAAAATATCGGGCATGTTCCGTCGGGCGGGGTCATCTTCCCGCACCAACAGTGCCGAGGCGATCGATCGCGAAGTACAACGACCGGTTGCAATCCAGACGCTCGGCAATGGTCCTACATCGACCGTGCCACCAAGGCCCGTGTCTGCTAGTACACCGCATTTAGCTAGA GCTGGCAAACCTCCCACACCGTCCATGGCAACGGCGCAACGAAAGCGGCTCAGTGCTAACCTTCCACCAACGGGACAGTCGTCGGGCGGTGGAGGTTAA